The Magnolia sinica isolate HGM2019 chromosome 10, MsV1, whole genome shotgun sequence genome includes a window with the following:
- the LOC131217476 gene encoding GDSL esterase/lipase At4g10955-like: MAKRPATEIAEEGHPYDFHVSGPRNLSLPNWRDIISSSWKDNNYKRTVIACFIQAVYLLELDRQEKRTEENGLAPKWWKPFKYKLVQTLVDERDGSIFGAIIEWDRFAALADFIVMPPSGAPRAILALRGTLLKSTTIRRDLEDDLRFLAWESLKGSVRFKVALEALNSVVDRYGSCNVCIAGHSLGAGFALQVGKALAKQGVFVESHLFNPPSISLAMSLRNIGEKAGFVWKRIKAMFPSRIEAQSNCAEENPAGEGKVCVEIKKWVPHLYVNNSDYICCYYTDPVGTTENHASTSDIVEKPKMETPGNVSAKLFVMSKGPQKFLEAHGLQQWWSDDMELQLAIHNSKLINRQLKSLYTLPQQPHGKPN, from the exons ATGGCGAAGCGCCCTGCCACAGAGATAGCTGAAGAGGGACATCCTTACGATTTCCATGTCTCCGGTCCCCGCAATCTTTCGTTGCCGAATTGGAGAGATATAATCAGTTCTAGCTG GAAGGACAACAACTACAAAAGAACAGTAATAGCCTGCTTCATACAAGCAGTATACTTGCTTGAACTTGATAGGCAGGAGAAGAGAACAGAAGAAAATGGTCTAGCTCCAAAATGGTGGAAGCCCTTCAAGTACAAGTTGGTCCAGACATTAGTAGATGAAAGAGATGGCTCTATATTTGGAGCGATTATAGAATGGGATCGATTTGCAGCACTAGCTGACTTCATAGTGATGCCACCCAGCGGTGCTCCACGGGCTATTCTAGCACTCAGGGGAACCTTACTGAAGAGCACAACAATCAGGAGGGATTTGGAAGACGATCTTCGGTTTTTGGCATGGGAAAGCTTGAAGGGGTCTGTTAGATTCAAGGTAGCTTTGGAAGCTCTAAATTCAGTGGTTGATAGATATGGGAGCTGCAACGTATGTATTGCGGGCCATTCATTAGGAGCTGGTTTTGCTCTCCAAGTGGGTAAAGCATTAGCCAAACAAGGAGTCTTTGTCGAGTCTCATCTATTCAATCCACCTTCTATTTCACTAGCTATGAGTTTGAGAAACATTGGAGAGAAAGCTGGGTTTGTAtggaagagaatcaaagcaatGTTTCCTTCAAGAATTGAGGCTCAATCCAATTGTGCAGAAGAGAATCCTGCAGGAGAAGGCAAGGTATGTGTAGAAATTAAGAAGTGGGTTCCACATCTATACGTTAACAACAGTGACTACATCTGTTGTTACTACACAGATCCGGTCGGAACCACTGAAAACCATGCCAGTACTAGTGACATTGTTGAAAAGCCAAAGATGGAAACTCCAGGAAATGTTTCAGCTAAGCTGTTTGTGATGTCcaagggcccacagaagtttcttgaggctcatgggttgcaGCAATGGTGGTCTGATGACATGGAACTCCAACTAGCTATCCATAACAGCAAACTCATCAACAGGCAGCTAAAATCCTTATATACCCTCCCTCAGCAACCTCATGGAAAGCcaaattga